The following are encoded together in the Malaya genurostris strain Urasoe2022 chromosome 3, Malgen_1.1, whole genome shotgun sequence genome:
- the LOC131439479 gene encoding phospholipid scramblase 1 isoform X3: MFEARYGSTIFHCGWMTIPQGIPNCPPGLEYLSSIDQLLVHQKVELLEAFVGFETANKYTVKNTLGQKVYWAVEDTDCCTRNCCGAARPFDMKILDFYQNEVLHFNRPLRCQSCWFPCCLQTMEVSAPPGNVIGTVEQDWSIFTPQFSIKDQAGSTVLKIEGPCCTFSICGDVEFKVVTNDGSQVGKISKQWSGFAREAFTDSDHFGINFPMDLDVRVKATLLGALFLIDYMFFEKTGNKENDRPGMF, translated from the exons ATGTTTGAAGCCCGTTATGGATCCACCATATTTCACT gTGGCTGGATGACTATTCCGCAAGGGATACCGAACTGTCCTCCCGGCTTGGAGTACCTTTCGTCCATTGACCAGCTGTTGGTTCATCAGAAGGTCGAGCTGCTGGAAGCGTTCGTCGGTTTCGAGACCGCCAATAAGTACACTGTCAAAAATACCCTCGGCCAGAAGGTGTACTGGGCAGTAGAGGACACGGACTGTTGCACTCGGAACTGTTGCGGCGCGGCTCGTCCATTTGATatgaaaattcttgacttttatCAGAATGAGGTGCTGCACTTCAATCGTCCGCTGCGCTGTCAGTCCTGCTGGTTTCCATGCTGTTTGCAGACGATGGAGGTGTCGGCCCCGCCTGGAAATGTAATTGGAACGGTGGAGCAGGATTGGTCCATCTTTACGCCTCAGTTCAGCATCAAAGATCAAGCGGGAAGTACGGTGCTGAAAATCGAGGGTCCGTGCTGTACGTTCAGCATTTGTGGAGACGTCGAATTTAAG GTTGTTACCAACGATGGCAGTCAAGTGGGAAAAATTTCCAAACAATGGTCCGGATTTGCTCGTGAGGCCTTTACCGATTCCGATCATTTCGGCATTAACTTTCCGATGGATCTAGACGTTAGAGTGAAGGCCACTCTTTTGGGGGCTTTATTCCTTATT GATTACATGTTTTTCGAGAAAACTGGCAATAAAGAAAACGATCGGCCCGGTATGTTCTAA
- the LOC131438853 gene encoding dynein regulatory complex subunit 3-like, with amino-acid sequence MYRNIALVCAMLLNWVITVRTVNYTCAVNPEGFCIYQGLRINSPEEANSVQLLAPNYELTKIKFRESAMVVLPPSIYTTFPKLQELRVWWQSLHNIYIPQNLLHLDAERNRINTISFDTNTVPMLRKLELGHNRLKTIENISYFENLEILDLSHNDLRSIDLCLFQRLKNLRTLDLSVNNMAIVKNSMEEKLESLTVLYLNDNRLSYLDINVLKQFPNLETLHLFNNGLMYMEFENMRTMFPRINVVHIYGNDWNCENLAEMIIYFKKINMKEYKLYNSLKCKEKVVDGICCSEGKALTILKKSNLYFSNYVNELNLHSQHIMQEMKQSKREIQKLIATENMTQASLRAFSDDMSAIRSRIANISTQASDNSTPAVRPRKHEKVDKLVQEIYKIKQDYQSLSRENQQFKHQIESYEKMKSEMDSLRAYSEEMKVIIQELKEENTHLKDDLYQLLQDFHELKINRNQKEV; translated from the exons atgTATCGAAATAT TGCTCTGGTTTGTGCGATGTTATTGAATTGGGTAATAACGGTACGCACAGTTAACTATACTTGTGCGGTGAATCCCGAAGGTTTTTGCATATACCAAGGACTCCGGATAAATAGTCCTGAAGAAGCAAATAGTGTGCAGCTGCTGGCACCGAACTATGAGCTGACGAAGATCAAGTTTCGAGAATCGGCTATGGTTGTTCTTCCCCCGAGCATCTACACGACGTTCCCGAAACTTCAAGAACTGCGTGTGTGGTGGCAAAGTCTACACAATATTTACATACCACAAAATCTACTGCATCTGGATGCCGAACGGAACCGGATTAACACGATCAGTTTCGATACCAATACGGTTCCGATGTTACGAAAGCTGGAACTGGGCCATAATAGATTGAAAACCATAGAAAACATCTCGTACTTTGAAAATCTCGAAATTTTAGATCTCTCCCATAACGATCTGCGTTCAATTGATCTGTGTTTGTTCCAGCGACTGAAAAATCTCCGCACGCTGGATCTATCGGTTAATAATATGGCAATCGTGAAGAACTCGATGGAAGAAAAACTCGAATCGCTGACAGTATTATATTTGAACGACAATCGGTTGTCCTATCTGGACATCAACGTGCTGAAGCAATTCCCAAATTTGGAAACGTTACACCTGTTCAACAACGGGTTGATGTACATGGAATTCGAAAATATGCGAACAATGTTTCCTCGCATCAATGTCGTTCACATTTACGGCAACGACTGGAACTGTGAGAATCTGGCCGAGATGATTATCTACTTCAAAAAAATCAACATGAAAGAGTATAAACTGTACAACTCACTGAAGTGCAAGGAAAAAGTAGTGGACGGAATCTGTTGCTCCGAGGGTAAAGCCTTAACCATCCTGAAAAAATCCAACCTGTACTTCTCCAATTACGTGAACGAGTTGAACCTGCATTCGCAGCACATTATGCAGGAGATGAAGCAGTCCAAACGGGAAATTCAAAAACTTATCGCAACGGAAAACATGACTCAGGCCTCGCTGCGAGCATTCAGCGATGACATGAGCGCTATCCGCAGTCGTATCGCGAACATTTCGACGCAGGCGTCGGATAACTCTACCCCCGCCGTTCGCCCGAGGAAGCACGAGAAGGTAGACAAGCTAGTTCAGGAGATTTACAAAATTAAGCAAGACTATCAAAGCTTAAGCCGAGAGAATCAACAGTTTAAGCATCAAATCGAGAGCTACGAAAAGATGAAATCGGAGATGGATTCCCTTCGGGCCTACTCGGAGGAGATGAAAGTCATTATCCAGGAGTTGAAGGAGGAGAATACCCACCTGAAGGACGATTTGTATCAGTTACTGCAGGACTTTCACGAACTTAAAATTAATCGAAATCAAAAAGAAGTATGA
- the LOC131439479 gene encoding phospholipid scramblase 1 isoform X4, whose product MTIPQGIPNCPPGLEYLSSIDQLLVHQKVELLEAFVGFETANKYTVKNTLGQKVYWAVEDTDCCTRNCCGAARPFDMKILDFYQNEVLHFNRPLRCQSCWFPCCLQTMEVSAPPGNVIGTVEQDWSIFTPQFSIKDQAGSTVLKIEGPCCTFSICGDVEFKVVTNDGSQVGKISKQWSGFAREAFTDSDHFGINFPMDLDVRVKATLLGALFLIDYMFFEKTGNKENDRPGMF is encoded by the exons ATGACTATTCCGCAAGGGATACCGAACTGTCCTCCCGGCTTGGAGTACCTTTCGTCCATTGACCAGCTGTTGGTTCATCAGAAGGTCGAGCTGCTGGAAGCGTTCGTCGGTTTCGAGACCGCCAATAAGTACACTGTCAAAAATACCCTCGGCCAGAAGGTGTACTGGGCAGTAGAGGACACGGACTGTTGCACTCGGAACTGTTGCGGCGCGGCTCGTCCATTTGATatgaaaattcttgacttttatCAGAATGAGGTGCTGCACTTCAATCGTCCGCTGCGCTGTCAGTCCTGCTGGTTTCCATGCTGTTTGCAGACGATGGAGGTGTCGGCCCCGCCTGGAAATGTAATTGGAACGGTGGAGCAGGATTGGTCCATCTTTACGCCTCAGTTCAGCATCAAAGATCAAGCGGGAAGTACGGTGCTGAAAATCGAGGGTCCGTGCTGTACGTTCAGCATTTGTGGAGACGTCGAATTTAAG GTTGTTACCAACGATGGCAGTCAAGTGGGAAAAATTTCCAAACAATGGTCCGGATTTGCTCGTGAGGCCTTTACCGATTCCGATCATTTCGGCATTAACTTTCCGATGGATCTAGACGTTAGAGTGAAGGCCACTCTTTTGGGGGCTTTATTCCTTATT GATTACATGTTTTTCGAGAAAACTGGCAATAAAGAAAACGATCGGCCCGGTATGTTCTAA